The Thermotoga caldifontis AZM44c09 genomic interval TGTTACGGAACGCAGGCTTACGAATCGGTCTTCGATGTGCTGGAAGATGATGGTTACGTTTTCGTTGGATACACCACCTCTGCAGGCGATGAAGATGTCTGGGTGGTGAGAGTGAGCAGAGATGGAGAATTTCTGTGGCAGAGAACTTTTGACGGCGGCGGCTGGGACTGCGCATTCGCCATCGATAAGGCGCAAGATGCTTACTACGTTGCTGGCCTCACGAAATCGAGCGAAACCAGCGTTGACACTGCCAGTACCTCCGCCGACATGTGGATCCTGAAGCTGTCAAAAGACGGTGAATTGCTCTGGCAGAGAAAGCTTGGTGGTACAGATTGGGATCAGGCAAGCGATCTTCTGGTCACTGAAGATGGCAAAGTTGTGGTGCTCGGAATGAGCTGGTCGAAAGAAATCGCACAGCATGGTCGAGCAGATTTCGTGATCTTCGTGCTCGATCCTGACGGTGAGGTGATATTGCAAAAGAGCTACGGTGGCAGCCAGGATGATATAGCACAAAAGATCGCCAGGCTCGATGACGGATATCTTCTGGTTGGAACGACGTGGTCCGATGACGTGTACGGTGCGAAAAGGAACGGCGGAAGTGATTATTTGGTGATGAAAATAGACAAAAGCGGCGAACTCATCTGGTCGAAATGCTTTGGATCGACCATGGACGAAATCGGTTACGCCGTCGCTGTTGACAAGACAAACTACTACGTTGCCGGCGTTTCTTATTCGTACTTTTTTGGATTGCGGTTGCGCTCACACGGTGGTGGAGATGCGCTGCTTTTGAAGCTCAGATTGAAGTGAAAAAGGGCCCGCAGATCTGGGCCCTTCTTTCAAGCTCTGGTAACGTTGAATTTTACAGGCGTTGGATTCGCTATGTTGTCTGAAACTGGACATCTGCTCTCAACGATCTGCAACCACTTCTTGAGAACATCCTCCGAAGCGTTCGTTTTTGCTTTGATCGTGACGTTTATCTCTTTGTAGCCAGCTCTTTCTGCGTTCGGCTTCCCCTGAAACTTTGCGGGATTGAGAACGCCTTCGATCTCTATCGCGAGGCCATCCAATTTCATGTTGAGCTCTTTGGCCACCATGTGCCCTACAACGTTCAAACAACCCGCAAGCGCCGCAAGCAAGTATTCAACGGGGTTGGCTCCCTTGTCTTCTCCTCCAAGCTGTGGTGGCTCGTCGACGTACATCGTGAAATTCCTTGTTTTCACCTGTACCCTGGTGGGAGTTTCAGAAACCGCACTCACGGAAAACTTGAGATCCATAGGTTCACCTCCAATTTTCATGGTACCATGTAAATATTCCGATTAATTGACTCAAGTATTGCATCTTGTGTTTTTCTCCCACTCGATACCTTGTGACGGCAGATGGGTAGAGAAAGACTTCGTGTTGGAAAGTAGAGGCAAACACGACAAAACTAGGGGTCTATTACCGGAGTGATTGGCCCCGGAAGAGGTTCTGGCGAGTGAGTTCAAATCTTGAGATCCAGTTGGTGAACGGTTCCGATGCGCCCGTCCTCTGTTAAATAGATACCAGTAGAGTTGATTTTTCCGACAATTTCAGCGCCATCGTAAAAGCTGAATGGAGTTCTCACAAAGCCGAGGAATATGGCTCCAACGTTCGCTTCCAAAAGAGGTACGAGCCTCACGTTGCTGGCATCAGCTATCAACAGTTTCAACTTGGCGAAAACAACGTCGTTTTCATCGATCCAATTGTTTCTGTCTGCATCGTATCCGGCGAGCTCCAAAAATCCTTGCCCAGTCGACGGTCCGAACAACTCGTGGGCATCGTCCAGCTTACCATTTTCATTCAGATCGAGCACCAACAGTGCGGCATTCCTCGGGAGCCTTATCTCGTCCACAGCACCGTCGAAATTGATATCCAGCGTCAGTTTCCTGTTAAAGAGTTCCAGCGGTGCATCGTCTAACTTCAGCACTAAAGGATCCTGTAGATTCCCGACCACGAGCCGCACGAACTCGCTTCGTTCGAAGCTTCTGCTCAGATGGAAATTGATTTCGAACTCTATTCTTCTTCCGTCTTTTGTTTCAACATAACCGTGTGTGGAGAAGCTGGCAGTCTCAGACTCTCTTTCGTAATCGCTCCGCTCGTACACCACTCCAACCTGAACGCTACCGCTGTCTGTTCGCTCAACACTTTCGTGTGATTCGCTGATCTCGAGCAGCAGCAACTTCACTTTGCGTCCCGTGAGCTTTTCGAGGATCGCCTTGATCAGCTTCAACTTGGCTTTGTCTTTTTCACTCATTTTGATCTCGAATTTCGCTTGCTGTACTCTCACCGGTTCGAAGACCGGCGTCCGAGTAATCTGGATCCGTTCCTGCGTTCGTTTCACGTGTTCTCTGCTGTAACTTGACACCATCGCCACGTGATAGTTCTCTATCTTCACCGTATCAACTCCGAATCTCTTATCGGCAAAGAGGCAAAAAAATTTGGCGGCAGCGCCGCCAGGCTATAGAACCGTCTCAGAATCAGCTTTTCTTGACCAACCGAGTTCTTGCAAACTGCAGCAGGAAAGCGATCGCGATCAGGCCAAAGCCGATCAAGTCCGTAACACCTCTTGGCTCGATGAGCAGGATTCCACCGAGCCCGTACAAAAATCTTTCCCACAGGGAAAGGTTGCCCATGAGGTAACCTGCAAGCCCTCCAGAGAGCACGAACAATCCTGCAACGCACGTGAACAGCGGCCAGAGGACCTGCAAAGGATTGGTCACATTGACCAGGAGCAACTGTGGCGAAAGCACGAACGCGTACGGAACGAGGAACGCGGCAATCGCGAGTCTCGACGCGGTCAGACCCGTTCTCATCGGGTTTGCCCTCGCTATTCCGGCACCGGCCATGGCCGCAAGGGCGACCGGGGGTGTGACGTCCGCGATGATGCCGAAGTAGAATGCGAACATGTGCGCAGCCAAAACTGGTACACCCAGCCTGAGCAAGGCCGGGGCTGCGATCGTCGAGGTGATCACGTAGTTGGCGGTCGTCGGCACTCCCATGCCGAGCACCAGAGAAGTGAGCATGGTGAAGAAGAGAGTGATCAAAAGATTCCCGCGCGCCAGATCGACTAAAGCTGTGCCGAGCTTCAACCCTATGCCTGTCAACGTCACCACACCGATGATGATTCCAGCACACGCCGTAGCAGCGACAACGCTCAGAGCGCCTCGCGCTCCCGCTTCGAGTGCTGCCGGAATGTCAGAAAGCTTTATCCTTGTGCTCTTCCTTATGAGAGACGAAGCCACAGAAAAGACAATCGCGTACAGTGCAGCTTTCATGGGTGTGAAACCTGTGACGAGCAGGTATATGATGGCAACCAGAGGAAACAGAAGATGACCGCGCTCCAGAAGGATCTTCTTCATCTTCGGAAGCTCTTCTTTCGAAAGGCCCCTGAGTCCGAGTTTCTTCGCCTCCCAGTGCACGCCCATCCAGACGCCAAAATAATACAGTGCAGCAGGTATGGCGGCGGAGATTATTATCTTCGAATATGCGATTCCGGTGAACTCGGCCATCAGAAAAGCTGCGGCACCCATTATAGGTGGCATCAGTTGCCCACCTGTGGATGCCGTGGCCTCTACCGCACCTGCGAACTCCGGTTTGTAACCGAGCTTCTTCATCATGGGTATCGTGAACGTCCCGGTACCAACAACGTTGGCGACGCTGCTACCACTTATCATGCCCATCAAGCCACTTGAAAACACCGCGACTTTCGCTGGCCCACCGGTGGCCCACCCGGCGAGGGCGTTGGCGATGTCGATGAACAGCTGTCCGAGTCCCGTTCTCTCAAGAAAGGCGCCGAGGAGTATGAACAGGAAAACGAACGTAGAAGAAACACCGAGAGGAATACCGAAAATGCCTTCGGTCGTGTAGAAAAGATGCCCAACGAGTCTTCGCAACGAAACTCCTCGATGGGCCATTATGCCCGGAATGTACCTTCCATAGAGTGCGTACAGGATGAAACATATCGCCACGATGGTGATGGGTAAACCGACGATCCTGCGCGCCGCCTCCAGGACCAAGACGATGCCCAGAATTCCAACGATGAGATCCATCCTCGTGACGGTACCCGCGCGCAGGACCAATTCTTTGTAGTTCGCAACGATGTAAATGGTGGTGAACGGTGCCAGAATGGCGAGCAGAAGGTCAAACCAGTGAATTCTGTCTCTTGGCCATCTTTTACTGGCCGGATAGAGTAGGAAGATCAAACAAGAACCGAACGCCAGGTGGACAGAACGCTGTATCATCGCGTCCAGCACGCCGAAAGCGGCCGTGTAAAGCTGAAAAACCGAAAACGTTATCGCTATTGCGGTAACGATCCTGGCAAAAAATCCCTTGAAAGTTCTGTAGCGTGCCTCCCTGTCGTACTTTTCAAGAACCTCCTGAGCCTGACTGGCAACGTTCCTGTCGCTGCTCACGGTGATTCCTCCTCGAAAGATTTTTCTTCGAAAGAACGTTGTCTTTTCACATAGATCGTCAATGGGTCGTTGACGTTCGCTATGTCCTTGAACCAGATCGTCCCATCACTGAACACGATGCCGTGTCCATCGATATGAGAAACGCGGAGGGTGATCCGCTCGAACTTTCTTTCAAGTTTCAGTACGAATCTTCCATTTTCGAGAGCGAATCCTCCCTCCGCGTCCGAAGGCAACCCTGCCCCGTAAGAGCTGTACCGTGTTTCGTACAGAACCATGGAACCGTCTGGCTCGACTCTGAAACACTCTTCAACGAGCGTTTTTTCCACCGAATGAACGAACACAATTCTGAACTTGTCGTCCTGCAAGACTTTTTTGAAGATCACCTGGCCTTGCTTTTCAACGACGATTACGTAACGGAACACCAACGGGTTCAGCAAGAAGCATAGCAAAAGTAATTTCACAGTTCAGAGTCCCATCTCCTTGAAGAATTTTTCCGCACCAGGATGCAGCGGTATGGACATACCTTCTTTACCTGTCTCTGGGATGATGAGCTCACCTTTTGCGTGAGCTTCGATCAACCTCTTCTGGTTCGCGTACATGGTCTTGAGCAGTTGATAGGCCAGATCTTCTGGCATTTCTTCTCTGACCGCAAGCATCGCTTTCACAGCCACGGTGACAACGTCCGTGTCAACACCCTTGTAGGTCCCGGCCGGAACGACGATCTTAACGTAGAACGGATAGTCTTTCTGCAGAGCCTTGATGATCTCTTCTGCAATCGGAACAAGAACGATCTTTCTCACAGCCGCGAGATCAACGATGGCCGCCGTGGGGTGACCTGCCGTGACGAACGCAGCGTCGATGTTTCCGTCCTTCAAATTGTTCGCAGCCTCTGCGAAGCTCAGGTACTGCACCGTGATGTCCTTGTACGTGATGCCAGCAGCTGCCAGGATCTGTCTCGCGTTGACCTCGGTTCCACTTCCCGCAGCACCGACCGCGACCCTCTTGCCTTTCAGATCGTACACACTGTTGATACCTCTGTCTGCGAGTGCGACGATCTGTACCGTCTCAGGATACAGCGTTGCGAGACCTCTGAGCTGCAGGAAGGGTTCTTTGAAGAGTTCTACTCCGTTGTAAGCGTAGTAAGCTACGTCGTTCTGAACAAATATGACGTCCACTTCCTTGCTCTTCAACAGGTTGATGTTCGCGACGGATGCACCCGTTGACTGAACCATGGCGTTCATACCCTTGATGTTCTTGTTCCAGATATCGGCCATAGCGGCACCCAGTGGGTAGTACGTTCCAGCAGTGCCTCCTGTGCCGATGGTTAAGAACGTCGCAGCCTGCATTGTCACGAACAAAGTCATGAGTGCGACAACCAGCAACCTTTTCATGCACACACCCCCTCTCGAGATGGTAACGCTAAATCTATTCTAACATGATCGTCAAAAATATTCACACTCACTTCACCCCCGAGATTCGCGATACCACGATGGATCGCGTGAAAAATAGACCAACCCCCAAAGCTGAAACACATCGTGGCTGGAGGATCGTTTCATTTCAAACTGCTTCGAGAACACGCTGCAATGAACTGGCTGTAAACGAAACTTGCGCAACGAGCAAACAACACACAACTTTCCCTGTGTGGATTAGGGACAAAATAGGCCGGGAAAAGTGACGATCGGAACTGTTCAACTCATTCTTTGTCGAACGAAAGCTCCATGTAGTTCGCTTTCACACCTGGAAGTTTGTTGAGCTTGTCGCACAGCTCTTTGTGCTGTTCGGGACTTCCCACAAGTTCGAGCACTATCAAACCAACGTCGGAACAATTGTTGAGAACACCGTCATGAAGTCCGAGTCTCGTCTTGATCAGACATCCCCAGGCTGTGAGGATTTTCTGAACCTTCTCTGCCGTTTCTTTTCTGTTTTCCACAAGGATAGCCATGATGGTCTTCACAGGAATTTTTTCGGCCACAAAATCACCCCCGCTTTTCAGCCGATCTTTGAATTCCTTCAAAAGCCTTCACCTACAAGGACTCCGATCACTTCTGGGCCCGTGTGCGCGAGGATCGTTGCACCCACCCTTGCGAGACCGTCACACTTTGGAAAATTCGAAAGTACCTGTTCGAGCGTCCCTTTCACACGAACTGAGCCGTAACCGCCGTACAGCAGATAGTTAGAAAATTTCTCTGCGGAAGACTTAACCAGAGCGATCAACTTAGCAATGGCATCGTGCTGGTTCATTCCAACGGCTGCTTTTGCAACTTCACCTTCTCTATTTATCTTCAGCACTGGTCTGACATGCAAAAGCTTTCCCAGCAAAAGCGATAACTTTCCGATCCTTCCACCTTTCTTCAAATAATCCAGAGAACCCAGCAGGAAAAACATCTCACAGTGTTTCCCATACTCGGCCACACTCTGCTGGGAAATTCTCCTCCCTTCCATTGCATCTTTCATCAGTCTTGAGAGAATGTAGAAGATCTTGCCGCTGACAGCCTTAGAATCGAGCAGGAGGAAGTTCTTTAAACCCAAGTTTTCAATGACCATCCTCACCGCGTTGAAGGTTCCGCTCAACTTTTGCGATACTGTGAGCACGAAGATCTGTTCGTATTTGTCCTTGATTTCTTTGAACAACCTGATTATGTCCTCCATGCTCGGTAGAGACGTCGAAACGCTGTGACCCTGGCTCATGAGTTCACACAATCTGTCTGAATCTATGTCTATTCCGTCACGGTACTCTTTACCGTTGACGATCAACCGCAGCGGCAGTTTGTAGAGATCGAGCGGGGGTTTCCAGCCTATAGGAAAGTCCGCTGTGGAATCCACGATGAAAGCCACCGAGTCCACGAGTTGAATTCCCTCCCAGAATTCGCTTTCTAAACTGATTCTATCATGTTCCGTTCACTCAAAAAGGATACTCGTACCGCGAAAGTGAGTTCAAAACTTCGAAAGTACGAGTTCAAAGGAGCAAACAGGCAAGACAGTGAGTTACAGGGAGTTAGAGTTCGAAAAAATGAAAACAGGATCTCAAAACTGCCAAAATCCAGCGTTTGGAGTTGGCATTCAGTTTCCAGACAACTTGCAAGTGTATGTCGATTAGTTTTAAAATAATTCCTGGAAATATCTTCGAAAGAAAGATCAGCTTTTACTGACCTCACTCCAAGTTTGCGAGGCGTTCCTCATGAAGACTGTAAAGAAGGTTGATCCAAAGCTCATGAAGAAAATGAACAAGCAACTGATCCTTCGCTATCTGATCGAGCATGGCCCAACCAGCAGAACAGAGTTGGTGTCAAAAACCGGTCTTGCCAGCAGCGCTGTCTGGCGTATGGTAGATGAGCTTGTGGAAGAGGGATTCGTAGAACAGAAGGAGTATTTCGCGAGAACCAACACCAAGAAAGCTGCTGTTTATGGCATTGCGAGGAACTTCGTAACGTCACTGCTGATGGATGTTCAGGTACTCCAAACTACAGTGGCTCTGGGTTTTCTCGACGGTAGTTGCAAAATCCTGGAAACTTTTCCAACAGGAAGTTTCGACGATTTTTCGAAGAGAATAAGGAGCTTTTTGAGCGAGAAGACCCTGAACGAATTGTTTGGCAAAGGGGAAAACATAAGGGTAATTTTCTCTCTTCCAGGCATTGTAGACACAATTAAACGTGTGCTGCTGTACGCGCCGAATTTGAATTGGCACGATATAGATTTCAAAGAGGCGTTCGCCAGAAAAAGTAACGTTGAAGTAATAGTCGAGAACGATTCGAACCTTTCCTTGCTTGCAGAGTCATTCTATGCGAGAGATATTAAGAATTCTTCGAATGCCTTTTTCCTCTACCTTGGAGAAGGTGTGGGTGGGGCGATCTTCATAAACGGCAGGATAGTCATAGGTTCGAGTTTCGCGGCTGGCGAGATCGGTCACACACTAATTCAGTTGAACGGAACACTGACCGAGGTGGAAAAATTGTTGTCCATATCGAAATTGGTTGATGAGTTCGAGAGCAGGAAGAATCTGGAAAGGGTCGGTACTTTGAGAGAAAGGTTCGTCCGGTTGCAGAGGGCGTGGCTTTCGTCCGACGAGGTTGCAAAAGAACTCATACAGGAATTCATCAAGAATCTTGCGATCGTTATCAGGAATGTAGGTTACACACTCAATCCGGAGATAATCGTTTTCGGTGGTTCTGTGAGCAATCTGTGGGAAACTTTTGGTGCTTCGTTGCAGAGGGAGATAATCAGACTCGATGAGTACGGTTTTCTCAAAAATACACTTTTCAGAGACACACTGTTCAAAGAAACTTCGGCTTCCTTGCTCGGTTGCAATGTACTGGCAATAAACAAGTTTCTGGAAGATATGATGTGTTGAAAACCTTCTATTCTGAGGGGGAGGTGTGATTATGTGGCGCAAGCTTGCTCTGATCATCGCTGTGGTTTCAGCCGTGGTAGCCTTCGCGTCAAAGATCGAGATATTCAGCTGGTGGACAGCCGGTGGTGAGGCTGAAGGGCTCCAGGAACTCTTCAACATCTACAGCAAACTCTATCCAGGTGTCGAGATCATCAACGCAACCGTTGCTGGCGGTGCTGGTGCGCAGGCCAAGGCTGTGCTCAAAACCAGAATGCTTGGAGGAGATCCACCCGACACGTTCCAGGTGCACGCCGGTCACGAACTCATCGACACGTGGGTCAAGACAGGCTTCATGGAACCGATCACGTTCCTGTACAAAGAAGAGGGCTGGGACAAGGTGATGCCAAAAGGAATTCTTGACATCGTTTCTTACAACGGAGAGTACTGGTCTGTGCCAGTCAACATCCACAGGGCGAACGTGCTTTGGTACAACAAAAAGATTTTCGAAAAATACGGTTTGAAGCCACCCAAGACGTTTGAGGAATTCTTCCAGGTTGCCGAGATTCTGAAATCCCACGGAATCATCCCGCTCGCCCTCGGAACCAAGGATGGTTGGGAAGCGGCCCATGCCTTTGAGACCGTGCTCATCGGGAAACTCGGTGCGGAGGGTTACAAGGGTCTGTGGAACGGTAAGACGAAGTGGTCAGATCCGAGAGTCACCGACGCTCTCGAAACATTTGCGAAGATGCTACAGTACGTGAACTCTGACCATGCAGCGCGAACCTGGGACGAGGCGTGCGC includes:
- a CDS encoding ABC transporter substrate-binding protein, which translates into the protein MWRKLALIIAVVSAVVAFASKIEIFSWWTAGGEAEGLQELFNIYSKLYPGVEIINATVAGGAGAQAKAVLKTRMLGGDPPDTFQVHAGHELIDTWVKTGFMEPITFLYKEEGWDKVMPKGILDIVSYNGEYWSVPVNIHRANVLWYNKKIFEKYGLKPPKTFEEFFQVAEILKSHGIIPLALGTKDGWEAAHAFETVLIGKLGAEGYKGLWNGKTKWSDPRVTDALETFAKMLQYVNSDHAARTWDEACALIVEGKAAMNIMGDWAVGYFYAKNFYDFGWVLAPGNEGIFDALSDSFGLPKGAKNRENVINFLRVLGSKEGQLAFNIKKGSIPARTDIDRNLFPEYQRSAMEDWLRHEIVPSVMHGAAASESWVTEFKDVISLFVARPDVKTTQRALVNIAIAQGVPQQ
- a CDS encoding ROK family transcriptional regulator, with translation MKTVKKVDPKLMKKMNKQLILRYLIEHGPTSRTELVSKTGLASSAVWRMVDELVEEGFVEQKEYFARTNTKKAAVYGIARNFVTSLLMDVQVLQTTVALGFLDGSCKILETFPTGSFDDFSKRIRSFLSEKTLNELFGKGENIRVIFSLPGIVDTIKRVLLYAPNLNWHDIDFKEAFARKSNVEVIVENDSNLSLLAESFYARDIKNSSNAFFLYLGEGVGGAIFINGRIVIGSSFAAGEIGHTLIQLNGTLTEVEKLLSISKLVDEFESRKNLERVGTLRERFVRLQRAWLSSDEVAKELIQEFIKNLAIVIRNVGYTLNPEIIVFGGSVSNLWETFGASLQREIIRLDEYGFLKNTLFRDTLFKETSASLLGCNVLAINKFLEDMMC
- a CDS encoding TAXI family TRAP transporter solute-binding subunit, with amino-acid sequence MKRLLVVALMTLFVTMQAATFLTIGTGGTAGTYYPLGAAMADIWNKNIKGMNAMVQSTGASVANINLLKSKEVDVIFVQNDVAYYAYNGVELFKEPFLQLRGLATLYPETVQIVALADRGINSVYDLKGKRVAVGAAGSGTEVNARQILAAAGITYKDITVQYLSFAEAANNLKDGNIDAAFVTAGHPTAAIVDLAAVRKIVLVPIAEEIIKALQKDYPFYVKIVVPAGTYKGVDTDVVTVAVKAMLAVREEMPEDLAYQLLKTMYANQKRLIEAHAKGELIIPETGKEGMSIPLHPGAEKFFKEMGL
- a CDS encoding DegV family protein; this encodes MDSVAFIVDSTADFPIGWKPPLDLYKLPLRLIVNGKEYRDGIDIDSDRLCELMSQGHSVSTSLPSMEDIIRLFKEIKDKYEQIFVLTVSQKLSGTFNAVRMVIENLGLKNFLLLDSKAVSGKIFYILSRLMKDAMEGRRISQQSVAEYGKHCEMFFLLGSLDYLKKGGRIGKLSLLLGKLLHVRPVLKINREGEVAKAAVGMNQHDAIAKLIALVKSSAEKFSNYLLYGGYGSVRVKGTLEQVLSNFPKCDGLARVGATILAHTGPEVIGVLVGEGF
- a CDS encoding DUF1850 domain-containing protein, with translation MKLLLLCFLLNPLVFRYVIVVEKQGQVIFKKVLQDDKFRIVFVHSVEKTLVEECFRVEPDGSMVLYETRYSSYGAGLPSDAEGGFALENGRFVLKLERKFERITLRVSHIDGHGIVFSDGTIWFKDIANVNDPLTIYVKRQRSFEEKSFEEESP
- a CDS encoding OsmC family protein, whose product is MDLKFSVSAVSETPTRVQVKTRNFTMYVDEPPQLGGEDKGANPVEYLLAALAGCLNVVGHMVAKELNMKLDGLAIEIEGVLNPAKFQGKPNAERAGYKEINVTIKAKTNASEDVLKKWLQIVESRCPVSDNIANPTPVKFNVTRA
- a CDS encoding TRAP transporter permease — its product is MSSDRNVASQAQEVLEKYDREARYRTFKGFFARIVTAIAITFSVFQLYTAAFGVLDAMIQRSVHLAFGSCLIFLLYPASKRWPRDRIHWFDLLLAILAPFTTIYIVANYKELVLRAGTVTRMDLIVGILGIVLVLEAARRIVGLPITIVAICFILYALYGRYIPGIMAHRGVSLRRLVGHLFYTTEGIFGIPLGVSSTFVFLFILLGAFLERTGLGQLFIDIANALAGWATGGPAKVAVFSSGLMGMISGSSVANVVGTGTFTIPMMKKLGYKPEFAGAVEATASTGGQLMPPIMGAAAFLMAEFTGIAYSKIIISAAIPAALYYFGVWMGVHWEAKKLGLRGLSKEELPKMKKILLERGHLLFPLVAIIYLLVTGFTPMKAALYAIVFSVASSLIRKSTRIKLSDIPAALEAGARGALSVVAATACAGIIIGVVTLTGIGLKLGTALVDLARGNLLITLFFTMLTSLVLGMGVPTTANYVITSTIAAPALLRLGVPVLAAHMFAFYFGIIADVTPPVALAAMAGAGIARANPMRTGLTASRLAIAAFLVPYAFVLSPQLLLVNVTNPLQVLWPLFTCVAGLFVLSGGLAGYLMGNLSLWERFLYGLGGILLIEPRGVTDLIGFGLIAIAFLLQFARTRLVKKS